In Pseudomonas asiatica, the following are encoded in one genomic region:
- a CDS encoding alpha/beta fold hydrolase, whose product MQSSSTLFPVALLSAERRGDLSEDVYRIKAGNSPDPSVELAVTRLGLADQGQAQGVPVILLHGSFSNRRFWYSPKGVGLGAYLARAGFDVWIPEMRGHGLSPRNHDWKHNSVAAYARDDLPLIAAFVREQSGQTPHWVGHSLGGTTLAAALGGGFLPAEQVASVALFGTQISRVYWPLKVPPLAWGAKLLLKRWGQISGPRFKRGPEDEPIGLALESMRWHGLFGRFGDKQSDWWAGLAKVDVPLLAVAGAGDFQDPVWACRKLFEQFGGERKQFLRLGLEEGFDAFGHVDMLVSKAAQVQVWPLVERWLRDPLVPVHESTVVAEPVPAS is encoded by the coding sequence ATGCAAAGCAGCAGCACTCTATTCCCCGTGGCCCTGCTCAGTGCCGAACGCCGCGGCGACCTCAGCGAAGACGTGTACCGGATCAAGGCCGGCAACAGCCCTGACCCCAGCGTCGAGCTGGCTGTCACCCGCCTGGGGCTGGCCGATCAGGGCCAGGCCCAGGGCGTACCGGTCATTCTCCTGCACGGCAGCTTCTCCAACCGCCGCTTCTGGTATTCCCCCAAAGGGGTTGGCCTGGGCGCCTATCTCGCCCGCGCCGGCTTCGATGTGTGGATCCCGGAAATGCGCGGCCATGGCCTGTCGCCGCGCAACCATGACTGGAAGCACAACAGCGTTGCCGCCTATGCCCGCGATGACCTGCCGCTGATTGCCGCGTTCGTGCGCGAGCAGTCGGGCCAGACGCCGCACTGGGTCGGCCATTCCCTGGGTGGTACGACCCTGGCGGCAGCGCTGGGCGGTGGCTTTCTGCCTGCCGAGCAGGTGGCCAGCGTGGCGCTGTTCGGTACCCAGATCAGCCGCGTGTACTGGCCGTTGAAGGTGCCGCCCCTGGCCTGGGGGGCGAAGCTGCTGCTCAAGCGCTGGGGGCAGATTTCCGGGCCGCGTTTCAAGCGTGGGCCGGAGGATGAGCCGATCGGCCTGGCCCTGGAAAGCATGCGCTGGCATGGCCTGTTCGGGCGCTTTGGCGACAAACAGAGCGACTGGTGGGCGGGGCTGGCCAAGGTGGATGTGCCGCTGCTGGCCGTGGCTGGTGCGGGGGACTTCCAGGACCCGGTGTGGGCCTGCCGCAAGCTGTTCGAGCAATTTGGCGGTGAGCGCAAGCAGTTTCTGCGGCTGGGGCTCGAGGAAGGCTTCGACGCTTTCGGGCATGTCGACATGCTGGTGAGCAAGGCCGCGCAGGTGCAGGTGTGGCCGCTGGTGGAGCGTTGGCTGCGGGATCCGCTGGTGCCGGTGCATGAATCCACGGTGGTGGCGGAGCCTGTGCCCGCCAGTTGA
- the cobA gene encoding uroporphyrinogen-III C-methyltransferase, translating to MNAKVWLVGAGPGDPELLTLKAVRALQQAAVVMIDDLVNPAVLEHCPQARVIAVGKRGGCRSTPQAFIQRLMLRHARQGRCVVRLKGGDPCIFGRGGEEALWLQGHGIEVEVVNGITAGLAGATQCGISLTSRGVSRGVTLVTAHTQDDSELNWAALAQGGTTLVVYMGVARLEQVRQGLLDGGMAPATPVAMIENASLPQQRECRSDVRGMVEDARGFGLRSPAILVIGEVVGEQQALGLIAVTG from the coding sequence ATGAATGCGAAAGTCTGGCTGGTTGGTGCTGGTCCTGGCGACCCCGAACTGCTCACCCTCAAGGCTGTACGCGCATTGCAGCAAGCCGCTGTGGTGATGATCGACGACCTGGTCAACCCGGCGGTGCTGGAGCATTGCCCACAGGCCCGGGTGATTGCCGTGGGCAAGCGCGGCGGCTGTCGCTCCACGCCGCAGGCATTCATCCAGCGCCTGATGCTGCGCCATGCGCGGCAAGGGCGCTGCGTGGTGCGGCTCAAGGGCGGCGACCCGTGCATCTTCGGCCGCGGCGGTGAAGAGGCGCTGTGGTTGCAGGGGCATGGTATCGAGGTGGAAGTGGTCAATGGCATTACCGCCGGCCTGGCCGGCGCCACGCAATGCGGTATTTCCCTGACCTCACGTGGCGTAAGCCGTGGCGTGACGCTGGTCACGGCCCATACCCAGGACGACAGCGAACTGAACTGGGCGGCCTTGGCCCAGGGCGGGACGACCCTGGTGGTGTACATGGGCGTGGCCAGGCTGGAGCAGGTGCGCCAAGGGTTACTGGACGGGGGCATGGCACCGGCGACGCCGGTGGCGATGATCGAGAATGCCTCGTTGCCGCAGCAGCGGGAATGCAGGAGCGATGTGCGGGGGATGGTCGAGGATGCGCGGGGGTTTGGCTTGCGTAGCCCGGCGATTTTGGTGATTGGGGAGGTGGTTGGAGAACAGCAGGCCCTGGGGCTGATCGCAGTCACGGGCTGA
- the sigX gene encoding RNA polymerase sigma factor SigX: MRYDPRELTDEELVARSHEELYHVTRAYEELMRRYQRTLFNVCARYLGNDRDADDVCQEVMLKVLYGLKNFEGKSKFKTWLYSITYNECITQYRKERRKRRLMDALSLDPVEEASEDKAPKPEEKGGLDKWLVHVNPIDREILVLRFVAELEFQEIADIMHMGLSATKMRYKRALDKLREKFAGLDET, from the coding sequence ATGCGTTATGACCCTCGCGAGCTCACCGACGAAGAGTTGGTGGCGCGTTCGCATGAAGAGCTGTATCACGTTACCCGCGCCTATGAGGAGCTCATGCGGCGCTACCAACGGACCCTGTTCAACGTCTGTGCGCGTTATCTGGGGAACGACCGTGACGCGGACGATGTCTGTCAGGAAGTCATGTTGAAAGTGCTGTACGGGCTGAAGAACTTCGAGGGTAAGTCCAAGTTCAAGACCTGGCTCTACAGCATCACCTACAACGAATGCATTACCCAGTACCGCAAGGAGCGCCGTAAACGTCGGCTGATGGATGCCTTGAGTCTGGACCCTGTCGAAGAGGCGTCCGAAGACAAGGCTCCGAAGCCGGAAGAAAAAGGCGGGCTGGACAAATGGCTGGTGCATGTGAACCCGATTGACCGGGAAATCCTGGTGCTGCGTTTTGTCGCAGAGCTGGAATTTCAGGAAATTGCCGACATCATGCACATGGGCCTGAGCGCGACAAAAATGCGCTACAAGCGCGCGCTAGACAAGCTTCGGGAGAAATTTGCCGGCCTCGATGAAACTTAG
- a CDS encoding bifunctional protein-serine/threonine kinase/phosphatase, with product MSLQLNFAQASATGPREENQDALRLVTPAPELAASKGYLFALADGVSQCADGGLAARASLQALALDYYATPATWSVAQALDRLLLAQNRWLRAQGSGQPLLTTLSALVLRGRRFTLAHVGDCRVYRWHAGRLQCLSEDHVWDQPGMQHVLKRALGLDQHLLVDYLEGELQPGESFLLLSDGVWASLGDQHIQAVLREQPDLQLAVDTLVASAHLNGSQDNASALLVQVEQLGTANLGDTLAQLQQWPVPGPLREGQVIDGWQAEKLLSQSRQSLLYRVRDGQGRAWLLKTLPPARGQEPGAAQGLLLEEWFLRRVAGRHFPELHTASQRQHLYYVMREYPGQSLAALLAEHGPLPMPQWLELARQLLQAVGVLHRRNLLHRDIKPENLHLGSDGQLRLLDFGLAYCPGLSEDPLHELPGTPSYIAPEAFDGQPPNPRQDLYAVGVTLYHLLTGHYPYGEVEAFQRPRFGQPVNAARYRPDLPEWLQHNLQQALAADPAQRFETAEHWLLLLERGDRQELPTRPRPLLEREPLKVWRTLALLSLLFNLILLLTLLKG from the coding sequence ATGAGCCTGCAACTGAACTTTGCCCAGGCCAGCGCCACCGGGCCGCGCGAGGAAAATCAGGACGCCCTGCGCCTGGTTACCCCGGCGCCGGAGCTGGCCGCCAGCAAAGGCTACCTGTTCGCCCTCGCCGACGGCGTCAGCCAATGTGCCGATGGCGGCCTGGCAGCCCGTGCCAGCCTGCAGGCGCTGGCCCTGGACTATTACGCCACCCCCGCGACCTGGAGCGTGGCCCAGGCACTGGACCGCCTGCTGCTGGCGCAAAACCGCTGGCTGCGCGCCCAAGGCAGTGGCCAGCCACTGCTGACCACCCTCAGCGCGCTGGTGCTGCGCGGCCGACGCTTTACCCTGGCCCACGTGGGCGACTGCCGCGTGTACCGCTGGCACGCCGGGCGCCTGCAATGCCTGAGCGAAGATCACGTATGGGACCAGCCTGGCATGCAGCATGTACTGAAGCGCGCGCTGGGCCTGGACCAGCACCTGCTGGTGGATTACCTGGAAGGCGAGCTGCAGCCAGGCGAGAGCTTCCTGTTGTTGAGCGATGGCGTATGGGCCAGCCTGGGCGACCAGCACATCCAGGCGGTGCTGCGCGAGCAACCCGACCTGCAACTGGCCGTCGATACCCTGGTCGCCAGCGCGCACCTGAACGGCAGCCAGGACAACGCCAGTGCCTTGCTGGTGCAGGTCGAGCAATTGGGCACTGCCAACCTGGGTGACACCCTGGCGCAACTGCAGCAATGGCCGGTGCCCGGCCCATTGCGTGAAGGCCAGGTAATCGATGGCTGGCAAGCCGAAAAGCTGCTTTCGCAAAGTCGCCAGTCGCTGCTGTACCGGGTGCGCGATGGTCAGGGCCGAGCCTGGCTGCTGAAGACACTGCCACCCGCGCGCGGGCAGGAGCCCGGTGCGGCGCAAGGGCTGTTGCTGGAAGAATGGTTCCTGCGCCGGGTCGCTGGCCGGCACTTCCCCGAGCTGCACACCGCCAGCCAGCGCCAGCACCTGTACTACGTGATGCGCGAATACCCCGGCCAGAGCCTGGCGGCGCTGCTGGCCGAGCATGGCCCGCTGCCCATGCCGCAGTGGCTGGAGCTGGCCCGGCAACTGTTGCAGGCGGTCGGCGTATTGCACCGGCGCAACCTGCTGCACCGCGACATCAAGCCAGAGAACCTGCACCTGGGCAGCGATGGCCAGCTGCGCCTGCTGGACTTCGGCCTGGCCTACTGCCCGGGCCTGTCCGAAGACCCGCTGCACGAGTTGCCGGGTACGCCGTCATACATTGCCCCGGAAGCGTTCGACGGCCAGCCGCCCAACCCACGCCAGGACCTGTATGCCGTGGGTGTGACGTTGTATCACCTGCTGACCGGGCATTACCCCTACGGCGAGGTGGAGGCCTTCCAGCGCCCACGCTTCGGCCAGCCGGTCAACGCCGCGCGCTACCGCCCTGACCTGCCGGAATGGCTGCAGCACAACCTGCAGCAGGCACTGGCAGCCGACCCGGCGCAGCGCTTCGAAACCGCCGAACACTGGCTACTGCTGCTCGAACGTGGCGACCGCCAGGAGCTGCCCACCCGGCCACGGCCGTTGCTGGAGCGCGAACCGTTGAAGGTCTGGCGCACCCTGGCCCTGCTGTCCTTGCTGTTCAACCTGATTTTGCTGCTCACCCTGCTCAAGGGCTGA
- a CDS encoding mechanosensitive ion channel family protein, whose protein sequence is MELDLWTQSLVTAMTALWTKVANFIPNLFGALVVVLLGFVVAKLLDTLLSKLLAKFGLDRLMAGTGLTKMLGRVGIQVPISTLIGKIVYWFVLLIFLVSAAESLGLERVSATLDMLALYLPKVFGAALVLLAGVLLAQVANGLVRGAAEGIGLEYSAGLGRITQGLVIIISISVAISQLEVKTDLLNHVIVIGLITVGLAVALAMGLGSREIAGQILAGIYVRELYQVGQQVRIGEVEGHIEEIGTVKTTLLTDDGELVSLSNRELLEQRVNSR, encoded by the coding sequence ATGGAACTCGATCTCTGGACCCAGAGCCTGGTCACCGCCATGACTGCCCTTTGGACCAAGGTAGCGAACTTCATCCCCAACCTGTTTGGCGCGCTGGTCGTGGTGCTGCTCGGTTTCGTGGTGGCCAAGCTGCTCGACACGCTGCTGTCCAAACTGCTGGCCAAGTTCGGCCTGGACCGCCTGATGGCCGGCACCGGCCTGACCAAGATGCTCGGCCGGGTCGGCATCCAGGTACCCATCTCCACCCTGATCGGCAAGATCGTCTACTGGTTCGTGCTGCTCATCTTCCTGGTCTCGGCCGCAGAGTCGCTGGGCCTGGAGCGGGTTTCGGCAACCCTCGACATGCTTGCCCTTTACCTGCCGAAGGTGTTCGGCGCAGCCCTGGTGCTGCTGGCCGGCGTGCTGCTGGCCCAGGTGGCCAACGGCCTGGTACGCGGCGCTGCCGAAGGCATCGGCCTGGAGTACTCGGCAGGCCTGGGGCGTATCACCCAGGGCCTGGTGATCATCATCAGCATCTCGGTGGCCATCAGCCAGCTGGAGGTGAAAACCGACCTGCTGAACCATGTGATCGTGATCGGGCTGATTACCGTTGGTCTGGCCGTTGCGCTGGCAATGGGCCTGGGTAGCCGCGAAATCGCCGGGCAGATCCTGGCCGGCATCTACGTGCGCGAACTGTATCAGGTGGGCCAGCAAGTGCGAATTGGAGAGGTCGAAGGGCACATCGAGGAAATCGGCACGGTCAAGACGACGCTGCTGACCGATGATGGCGAACTGGTTTCGCTGTCCAATCGCGAGTTGCTTGAGCAGCGAGTCAATAGCCGCTAA
- a CDS encoding nitrate/nitrite transporter yields MSTSFWKSGHVPTLFAAFLYFDLSFMVWYLLGPLAVQIAADLQLSAQQRGLMVATPILAGAILRFAMGVLVDRLSPKTAGLIGQVVVIVALAAAWHLGVRSYEQALLLGVFLGFAGASFAVSLPLASQWYPPQHQGKAMGIAGAGNSGTVFAALLAPALAAGFGWNNVFGFALIPLSLALLVFALLARNAPQRPKPKAMADYLKALGDRDSWWFMFFYSVTFGGFIGLASALPGYFSDQYGLSPVTAGYYTAACVFAGSLMRPLGGALADRFGGIRTLLGMYSVAAIGIAAVGFNLPSAAAALALFVSAMLGLGAGNGAVFQLVPQRFRQEIGVMTGLIGMAGGIGGFLLAAGLGTIKQHTGDYQLGLWLFASLGLLAWFGLHGVKQRWRTTWGSAAVTAARV; encoded by the coding sequence ATGAGTACCAGCTTCTGGAAATCCGGGCATGTGCCCACGCTGTTCGCCGCGTTCCTGTACTTCGACCTCAGCTTCATGGTCTGGTACCTGCTTGGCCCATTGGCGGTGCAGATTGCCGCCGATCTGCAGCTGAGTGCACAACAACGGGGCCTGATGGTGGCCACGCCGATCCTGGCCGGGGCGATCCTGCGCTTCGCCATGGGCGTGCTGGTCGACCGCCTGTCGCCCAAGACCGCCGGGCTGATCGGCCAGGTGGTGGTCATCGTCGCCCTCGCCGCTGCCTGGCACCTGGGCGTGCGCAGCTATGAACAAGCGCTGCTGCTGGGCGTGTTCCTCGGCTTTGCCGGCGCTTCGTTCGCTGTGTCACTGCCGCTGGCCTCGCAATGGTACCCGCCACAGCACCAAGGCAAAGCCATGGGCATTGCAGGTGCCGGCAACTCCGGCACAGTGTTCGCCGCCCTGCTGGCCCCGGCGCTGGCTGCGGGCTTTGGCTGGAACAACGTGTTCGGCTTCGCGCTGATCCCGCTGTCGCTGGCCCTGTTGGTGTTCGCCCTGCTGGCACGCAATGCTCCGCAGCGGCCCAAGCCAAAAGCCATGGCCGACTACCTCAAGGCCCTGGGCGACCGTGACAGCTGGTGGTTCATGTTCTTCTACAGCGTCACCTTCGGCGGCTTCATCGGCCTAGCCAGCGCCCTGCCCGGCTATTTCAGCGACCAGTATGGCCTGAGCCCGGTCACCGCCGGCTACTACACCGCTGCCTGCGTGTTCGCCGGCAGCCTGATGCGCCCGCTCGGCGGCGCCCTGGCCGACCGCTTCGGCGGCATCCGCACCCTGCTGGGCATGTACAGCGTGGCGGCCATCGGCATCGCTGCAGTCGGCTTCAACCTGCCTAGCGCCGCCGCCGCACTGGCCCTGTTCGTCAGCGCCATGCTCGGCCTGGGGGCCGGCAATGGCGCGGTGTTCCAGCTTGTGCCGCAACGCTTCCGCCAGGAGATCGGCGTGATGACCGGGCTGATCGGCATGGCCGGCGGCATCGGAGGCTTCCTGCTGGCCGCCGGGCTTGGCACCATCAAGCAGCACACCGGTGACTACCAACTGGGGCTGTGGCTGTTCGCCAGCCTGGGCTTGCTGGCCTGGTTCGGCCTGCACGGCGTGAAACAGCGCTGGCGCACCACCTGGGGCTCGGCTGCGGTTACCGCGGCGCGAGTCTGA
- the rraA gene encoding ribonuclease E activity regulator RraA — protein sequence MQHYVTPDLCDAYPDLVQVLEPMFSNFGGRDSFGGQIVTIKCFEDNSLVKEQVELDGKGKVLVVDGGGSLRRALLGDMLAEKAAKNGWEGLVIYGCVRDVDVLIQTDVGVQALASHPMKTDKRGIGDLNVPVTFAGVTFRPGEYVYADNNGVLVSPSPLKMPE from the coding sequence ATGCAGCATTACGTTACGCCCGACCTGTGTGATGCCTACCCGGACCTGGTGCAGGTGCTGGAACCGATGTTCAGCAATTTCGGCGGCCGCGATTCGTTCGGTGGCCAGATCGTCACCATCAAGTGCTTCGAAGACAACTCGCTGGTCAAGGAGCAGGTCGAGCTCGATGGCAAGGGCAAGGTCCTGGTCGTCGATGGTGGCGGCTCGCTGCGTCGCGCACTGCTCGGCGACATGCTTGCCGAAAAGGCTGCCAAGAACGGTTGGGAAGGCCTGGTGATCTACGGCTGTGTGCGTGACGTCGACGTGCTGATCCAGACCGACGTCGGCGTGCAGGCCCTGGCCAGCCACCCGATGAAGACCGACAAGCGCGGCATCGGCGACCTCAACGTGCCAGTGACCTTCGCCGGGGTGACCTTCCGCCCGGGCGAGTATGTGTATGCCGACAACAATGGCGTGCTGGTCTCGCCAAGCCCGTTGAAAATGCCTGAGTAA
- a CDS encoding ANTAR domain-containing response regulator, which yields MLRILLIDDTQSKLGRLKAALSEAGFEVIEAPGLTIDLPACVETVRPDVVLIDTDSPDRDVMEQVVLVSRDQPRPIVLFTDEHDPGVMRQAIQAGVSAYIVEGIHAARLQPILDVAMARFESDQALKAQLLARDQQLAERKRIEQAKGLLMKMKDCNEEQAYTLMRRQAMSRQQKLIQVAEQIIAMHEMLG from the coding sequence ATGTTGCGCATCCTGCTGATCGACGACACCCAGAGCAAACTCGGCCGCCTCAAGGCGGCCTTGAGCGAGGCCGGCTTCGAGGTCATCGAAGCCCCAGGCCTGACCATCGACCTGCCCGCCTGCGTTGAAACGGTGCGCCCGGACGTGGTGCTTATCGATACCGACTCACCGGACCGCGATGTGATGGAACAGGTGGTCCTGGTCAGCCGTGACCAGCCACGGCCAATCGTGCTGTTCACCGACGAGCACGACCCCGGGGTGATGCGCCAGGCGATCCAGGCAGGGGTCAGCGCCTACATCGTTGAAGGCATTCATGCCGCGCGGCTGCAACCGATCCTGGACGTGGCCATGGCCCGCTTCGAAAGCGACCAGGCGCTGAAGGCGCAGCTGCTTGCGCGCGACCAACAACTGGCCGAGCGCAAGCGCATCGAGCAGGCCAAGGGTTTGCTGATGAAGATGAAGGACTGCAACGAAGAACAGGCCTACACCCTGATGCGCCGCCAGGCCATGAGCCGGCAGCAGAAGCTGATCCAGGTGGCCGAGCAGATCATTGCCATGCACGAGATGCTGGGCTAG
- a CDS encoding CmpA/NrtA family ABC transporter substrate-binding protein, whose protein sequence is MNTAPRATPLAWVNGSDAPEKPSLNIGYMALTDCASVVVAATQGFAQQHGLTLNLKRQGSWAGLRDKLVSGELDAAHCLYGLVYAVHLGIGGVPASAMAVLMGLNQNAQAINLSPALQRKGVTNPEALARLVHQHGARLTFAQTFPTGTHAMWLYYWLASQGIHPLRDVDSVVVPPAQMAAHIQAGRIDGFCVGEPWAADAVATGQGFTLATSQSIWPDHPEKVLACARAFAEQYPNSARALIKAVLAASRFIEQSPENRRSTAQLLSSSAYVDTPLASIEPRLLGSYHDGLGNHWQDPHALRLHDHGRANLPYLSDGMWFMTQFRRWGLLRDDPDYLGVARQVQQLALYGEAAQSLGVACPEQPMRSSLLIDGSRWDGSDPYGYARSFSLHALGDLPDARVGA, encoded by the coding sequence GTGAACACTGCACCCCGAGCAACGCCCCTGGCCTGGGTCAACGGCAGCGACGCGCCGGAAAAGCCCAGCCTGAACATCGGCTACATGGCCCTGACCGACTGCGCCTCGGTGGTAGTCGCCGCCACCCAAGGCTTCGCCCAGCAGCACGGCCTTACCCTCAACCTCAAGCGCCAGGGCTCCTGGGCCGGGCTGCGCGACAAGCTGGTCAGCGGCGAACTGGATGCGGCGCACTGCCTGTATGGCCTGGTGTACGCCGTGCACCTGGGCATCGGCGGTGTACCGGCCAGCGCCATGGCCGTGCTCATGGGGCTGAACCAGAACGCCCAGGCCATAAACCTGTCCCCGGCCCTGCAGCGCAAAGGCGTGACCAACCCTGAAGCACTGGCGCGCCTGGTGCACCAGCATGGCGCACGCCTCACCTTCGCCCAGACCTTCCCCACCGGTACCCACGCCATGTGGCTGTATTACTGGCTGGCCAGCCAGGGCATCCACCCATTGCGCGACGTCGACAGCGTGGTGGTACCACCGGCGCAAATGGCTGCGCATATTCAGGCCGGGCGCATCGACGGTTTCTGCGTGGGCGAACCCTGGGCTGCCGACGCAGTGGCCACGGGCCAGGGCTTCACCCTGGCCACCAGCCAGTCGATCTGGCCGGACCACCCGGAAAAAGTCCTGGCCTGCGCCCGCGCCTTTGCTGAGCAATACCCCAACAGCGCCCGCGCGCTGATCAAGGCGGTACTCGCCGCCAGCCGCTTCATCGAGCAAAGTCCGGAAAACCGCCGCAGCACTGCGCAACTGCTCAGCAGCAGCGCCTACGTGGACACTCCGCTGGCAAGTATCGAGCCGCGACTGCTCGGCAGCTACCACGATGGCCTGGGTAATCACTGGCAAGATCCGCACGCCCTGCGCCTGCACGATCACGGCCGGGCCAACCTGCCGTACCTGTCCGACGGCATGTGGTTCATGACCCAGTTCCGCCGCTGGGGCTTGCTGCGCGATGACCCCGACTACCTCGGCGTGGCGCGCCAGGTCCAGCAACTGGCACTGTATGGCGAGGCGGCACAAAGCCTCGGCGTGGCCTGCCCCGAGCAGCCGATGCGCAGCAGCCTGCTGATAGATGGCAGCCGCTGGGACGGCAGCGACCCCTACGGCTATGCCCGCAGCTTCAGCCTGCATGCGCTGGGCGACCTGCCCGATGCCCGTGTCGGCGCGTGA
- a CDS encoding zinc transporter ZntB, translating into MFEEDNAQWGLVHALVLDGKGGARSIARTELDDLQLQPEQSLWLHWDRSHPQTRTWLLHDSGLSAFACELLLEENTRPRLLPMADEQLLLFLRGVNLNPGAEPEDMVSVRIFAEAQRVISLRLRPLRASDEILQQLEEGRGPKSASELLLLMGELLTEKVQGLVSDLSELADIEEEKVESDERYTPENGSLQQIRRRAAGLRRFLAPQREIYAQLSRSKWSWFADADADYWNELNNSLIRYLEELELTRERAALVLESQDRRRSERMNRTMYRFGIITCIFLPMSFITGLLGINVGGIPGAENPYGFLFACIVVLGLAVGQWWLFRRLRWV; encoded by the coding sequence ATGTTCGAGGAAGACAACGCGCAGTGGGGGCTGGTGCACGCCCTGGTGCTCGATGGCAAAGGTGGCGCGCGCTCGATTGCCCGTACCGAACTGGACGACCTGCAGCTGCAACCCGAGCAAAGCCTGTGGCTGCACTGGGATCGCAGCCATCCGCAAACCCGCACCTGGCTGCTGCACGACAGCGGCCTGAGCGCGTTCGCCTGCGAGCTGCTGCTGGAAGAAAACACCCGGCCGCGCCTGCTGCCCATGGCCGATGAACAGTTGTTGCTGTTCCTGCGTGGGGTCAACCTCAACCCGGGTGCAGAGCCGGAAGACATGGTCTCGGTGCGTATCTTTGCCGAGGCGCAGCGGGTCATCTCGCTGCGCCTGCGGCCGTTGCGCGCCAGTGACGAGATTCTCCAGCAGCTGGAAGAGGGCAGGGGCCCGAAATCGGCTTCCGAGCTGTTGCTGCTGATGGGCGAACTGCTCACCGAAAAGGTTCAGGGCCTGGTCAGCGACCTGTCCGAACTGGCCGACATTGAGGAAGAAAAGGTTGAATCCGACGAACGGTATACCCCGGAGAACGGCAGCCTGCAGCAGATCCGCCGGCGTGCCGCCGGTCTGCGGCGTTTTCTTGCCCCGCAGCGGGAAATCTACGCCCAGTTGTCGCGCAGCAAATGGAGCTGGTTCGCCGATGCCGATGCCGATTACTGGAACGAGCTGAACAACAGCCTCATCCGCTACCTCGAAGAGCTGGAACTGACCCGCGAACGTGCCGCGCTGGTGCTGGAAAGCCAGGATCGCCGGCGTAGCGAGCGCATGAACCGCACCATGTACCGCTTCGGCATCATCACCTGCATCTTCCTGCCCATGAGCTTCATCACCGGGCTGCTGGGCATCAATGTCGGCGGCATCCCCGGGGCGGAAAACCCCTATGGTTTCCTGTTCGCCTGCATCGTCGTGCTGGGGCTTGCGGTGGGGCAGTGGTGGCTGTTTCGGCGGTTGCGGTGGGTATAG
- a CDS encoding OmpA family protein, protein MKLKNTLGLAIGSLVAATSFGVLAQGQGAVEIEGNVTKQYYDSERNFKNDGTNPGVRLGYFLTDDVSLDLGYNETHNARGEVFNKDIKGSKAKLDATYHFGTVGDALRPYVSAGFAHESLGQATRSGRDHSTFANVGAGAKWYITDMFFARAGVEAMYNIDNGNTEWGPTVGVGLNFGGSPKQAEVAPAPVAEVCSDSDNDGVCDNVDKCPDTPANVTVDADGCPAVAEVVRVELDVKFDFDKSVVKPNSYGDIKNLADFMKQYPQTTTTVEGHTDSVGPDAYNQKLSERRANAVKQVLTQQYGVESSRVDSVGYGETRPVADNATEEGRAVNRRVEAQVEAQAK, encoded by the coding sequence ATGAAATTGAAAAACACCTTGGGCTTGGCCATTGGCTCGCTCGTCGCTGCTACTTCGTTCGGCGTTCTGGCTCAAGGCCAAGGCGCTGTGGAAATCGAAGGCAACGTTACCAAGCAGTACTACGACAGCGAACGTAACTTCAAGAACGACGGCACCAATCCTGGTGTTCGCCTGGGCTACTTCCTGACCGACGACGTTTCCCTGGACCTCGGCTACAACGAGACCCACAACGCTCGTGGTGAAGTCTTCAACAAAGACATCAAAGGTTCCAAGGCCAAGCTCGACGCTACCTACCACTTCGGTACCGTTGGCGACGCTCTGCGTCCGTACGTTTCCGCCGGTTTCGCTCACGAGAGCCTGGGCCAGGCCACTCGTAGCGGCCGCGACCACTCCACCTTCGCCAACGTTGGCGCTGGCGCCAAGTGGTACATCACCGACATGTTCTTCGCCCGTGCTGGCGTAGAAGCCATGTACAACATCGACAACGGCAACACCGAGTGGGGCCCGACCGTTGGTGTTGGTCTGAACTTCGGCGGTAGCCCGAAGCAAGCTGAAGTCGCTCCGGCCCCAGTTGCCGAAGTGTGCTCCGACTCCGACAACGACGGCGTTTGCGACAACGTCGACAAGTGCCCTGACACCCCGGCCAACGTTACCGTTGACGCTGATGGCTGCCCGGCTGTTGCCGAAGTCGTTCGCGTTGAGCTGGACGTCAAGTTCGACTTCGACAAGTCGGTCGTCAAGCCAAACAGCTACGGCGACATCAAGAACCTGGCTGACTTCATGAAGCAGTACCCACAGACCACCACCACCGTGGAAGGTCACACTGACTCCGTCGGCCCAGACGCTTACAACCAGAAGCTGTCCGAGCGTCGTGCCAACGCTGTCAAGCAGGTCCTGACCCAGCAGTACGGCGTAGAATCCAGCCGTGTTGATTCGGTTGGCTACGGCGAAACCCGTCCGGTTGCCGACAACGCCACCGAAGAAGGCCGCGCTGTCAACCGTCGCGTTGAAGCTCAGGTAGAAGCCCAGGCCAAGTAA